From Candidatus Caldatribacterium sp., one genomic window encodes:
- a CDS encoding methyltransferase domain-containing protein, whose amino-acid sequence FFNEKAPLWDSMQEVPEGKLRRLLSLLPITRGGVILDVGSGTGVLVPFLRELFSPLLIVELDIAEAMLSEARKKFGDEGIRYVLGDAKDVELEETFDAILCYSSFPHFEDKEGTVRHLTFFLKDGGVFAILHTSGRKIIHAIHAENEVTKNHLLPEGEEVARMLTKLGLRVFAVLDTEEEYLVAGVKEGVQ is encoded by the coding sequence CCTTCTTTAACGAGAAAGCGCCCCTCTGGGACAGCATGCAGGAGGTTCCGGAAGGAAAACTCCGGAGGCTTCTATCTCTTCTTCCCATCACCCGGGGAGGCGTGATTCTTGATGTGGGGTCGGGTACGGGGGTTCTCGTCCCCTTTCTGCGGGAGCTCTTTTCCCCTTTGCTCATTGTGGAGCTTGATATTGCCGAGGCCATGCTCTCGGAGGCCCGGAAGAAATTCGGGGATGAGGGCATCCGGTACGTTCTTGGGGATGCAAAAGATGTGGAGCTTGAGGAGACCTTTGACGCCATCCTCTGCTACTCCTCTTTTCCGCACTTTGAGGACAAAGAGGGGACCGTCCGGCACCTTACCTTTTTCCTGAAGGACGGAGGGGTCTTTGCCATCCTCCATACCTCTGGGCGCAAGATCATCCACGCCATCCACGCCGAGAACGAGGTGACAAAAAACCATCTCCTCCCCGAAGGCGAAGAAGTCGCAAGAATGCTTACAAAACTTGGCCTTCGGGTCTTTGCCGTTCTTGATACCGAAGAGGAGTACCTTGTGGCCGGGGTAAAAGAAGGCGTACAATAG